One Xenopus tropicalis strain Nigerian chromosome 8, UCB_Xtro_10.0, whole genome shotgun sequence genomic window carries:
- the LOC100496798 gene encoding uncharacterized protein LOC100496798 isoform X2 has translation MGPAIPKIVHFFGLFILCSMFEGSLSVRFKVSSTTSVVATLGSDVLLPCHLAPEMNAEKMEIRWLKPMYRPYVHLYINGKDDYTAQMPQFANRTELLKENITRGIFPLKIRNVTAQDSGEYYCFVESSEHHGRTTVQLQVTAVGSLPVITSNTYTSNDTAFCGSCGWLPEPSLIWTDTQGIRVIPSMQNVYRNEKSFYCIFSIISLPDSSNITCTVCNSINQRKQSCRHIRVISGQTHRDQYSRYIIFWPCLAALIVCIGLLCHQSKELGNKNEEIKRLRAAPDNCKQNVRKEAPVNGICAAGYTPNGCTPSDHGTHGNVPSAPVNGICAAGYTPNGCTPSDHGTHGNVPSAPVNGICAAGYTPNGCTPSDHGTHGNVPPAPVNGICAAGYTPNGCTPSDHGTHGNVPPAPVNGICAAGYTPNGCTPSDHGTHGNVPSAPVNGICAAGYVPNGSISCDHGTQGKGKNSAEQNHCLLLHGKCIRFELFPIGST, from the exons ATGGGACCTGCTATACCCAAGATTGTGCATTTCTTTGGGCTCTTCATTCTCTGTTCCATGTTTGAAGGATCCCTTTCAG TCAGATTTAAGGTTTCTTCAACAACATCAGTTGTTGCTACACTTGGGTCAGATGTGCTGTTACCTTGTCATCTGGCTCCTGAGATGAACGCAGAGAAGATGGAAATCCGTTGGCTTAAGCCTATGTACCGGCCCTATGTTCATCTTTATATTAATGGGAAAGACGATTACACAGCCCAGATGCCACAGTTTGCTAACAGAACAGAACTGCTAAAGGAGAACATCACTAGgggaattttccctttaaagatccGTAACGTCACAGCTCAGGATTCTGGGgaatattattgttttgttgAGTCCAGTGAGCATCATGGGAGAACAACAGTACAGCTACAGGTTACTG CTGTGGGAAGTCTCCCTGTAATTACCTCCAACACATATACAAGTAATGACACTGCCTTTTGTGGGTCCTGTGGCTGGCTTCCAGAACCTTCCCTCATATGGACTGATACCCAGGGGATCCGAGTCATCCCATCTATGCAAAATGTGTACAGAAATGAGAAAAGTTTCTATTGCATCTTTAGTATTATCTCTCTACCAGATTCTTCTAATATCACTTGCACTGTCTGCAATTCCATAAATCAGAGGAAACAAAGCTGCAGGCATATCAGAG TGATATCCGGGCAAACCCACAGGGATCAGTACAGTCGCTACATTATATTCTGgccttgtctggctgctttgattgtTTGTATTGGGTTGTTGTGCCATCAAAGCAAGGAACTCG gaaataaaaatgaagagaTAA AACGACTCCGGGCGGCACCGGATAACT GCAAACAGAATGTGCGCAAGGAAG ccccagtgaatGGAATATGTGCTGCAGGATACACCCCTAATGGCTGTACCCCATCTGATCATGGGACTCATGGCAAtgttccctcagccccagtgaatGGAATATGTGCTGCAGGATACACCCCTAATGGCTGTACCCCATCTGATCATGGGACTCATGGCAAtgttccctcagccccagtgaatGGAATATGTGCTGCAGGATACACCCCTAATGGCTGTACCCCATCTGATCATGGGACTCATGGCAATGTTCCCCCAGCCCCAGTGAATGGAATATGTGCTGCAGGATACACCCCTAATGGCTGTACCCCATCTGATCATGGGACTCATGGCAATGTTCCCCCAGCCCCAGTGAATGGAATATGTGCTGCAGGATACACCCCTAATGGCTGTACCCCATCTGATCATGGGACTCATGGCAAtgttccctcagccccagtgaatGGAATATGTGCTGCAGGATACGTCCCTAATGGCTCTATCTCATGTGATCATGGGACTCAAGGGAAAGGGAAAAATTCTGCAGAGCAAAACCATTGTTTGCTGTTGCATGGGAAATGCATCCGTTTTGAACTTTTCCCCATTGGGTCCACCTAA
- the LOC100496798 gene encoding butyrophilin subfamily 1 member A1 isoform X3: protein MILCIIPQSGECQTAAAKSALHTVTGPAQPDWSVMLKDYLCAWRYVCASENLSNNYLSNNFQLFYAVFLTVRFKVSSTTSVVATLGSDVLLPCHLAPEMNAEKMEIRWLKPMYRPYVHLYINGKDDYTAQMPQFANRTELLKENITRGIFPLKIRNVTAQDSGEYYCFVESSEHHGRTTVQLQVTAVGSLPVITSNTYTSNDTAFCGSCGWLPEPSLIWTDTQGIRVIPSMQNVYRNEKSFYCIFSIISLPDSSNITCTVCNSINQRKQSCRHIRVISGQTHRDQYSRYIIFWPCLAALIVCIGLLCHQSKELGNKNEEIKRLRAAPDNCKQNVRKEAPVNGICAAGYTPNGCTPSDHGTHGNVPPAPVNGICAAGYTPNGCTPSDHGTHGNVPSAPVNGICAAGYVPNGSISCDHGTQGKGKNSAEQNHCLLLHGKCIRFELFPIGST, encoded by the exons ATGATTCTCTGCATAATCCCACAATCGGGCGAGTGCCAAACTGCAGCAGCAAAGTCTGCGCTACACACTGTAACTGGCCCTGCTCAGCCAGATTGGTCAGTGATGCTGAAAGATTATCTTTGTGCTTGGAGATATGTCTGTGCATCTGAAAATCTTTCAAATAATTATCTTTCAAATAATTTTCAATTATTCTATGCTGTGTTTTTAACAGTCAGATTTAAGGTTTCTTCAACAACATCAGTTGTTGCTACACTTGGGTCAGATGTGCTGTTACCTTGTCATCTGGCTCCTGAGATGAACGCAGAGAAGATGGAAATCCGTTGGCTTAAGCCTATGTACCGGCCCTATGTTCATCTTTATATTAATGGGAAAGACGATTACACAGCCCAGATGCCACAGTTTGCTAACAGAACAGAACTGCTAAAGGAGAACATCACTAGgggaattttccctttaaagatccGTAACGTCACAGCTCAGGATTCTGGGgaatattattgttttgttgAGTCCAGTGAGCATCATGGGAGAACAACAGTACAGCTACAGGTTACTG CTGTGGGAAGTCTCCCTGTAATTACCTCCAACACATATACAAGTAATGACACTGCCTTTTGTGGGTCCTGTGGCTGGCTTCCAGAACCTTCCCTCATATGGACTGATACCCAGGGGATCCGAGTCATCCCATCTATGCAAAATGTGTACAGAAATGAGAAAAGTTTCTATTGCATCTTTAGTATTATCTCTCTACCAGATTCTTCTAATATCACTTGCACTGTCTGCAATTCCATAAATCAGAGGAAACAAAGCTGCAGGCATATCAGAG TGATATCCGGGCAAACCCACAGGGATCAGTACAGTCGCTACATTATATTCTGgccttgtctggctgctttgattgtTTGTATTGGGTTGTTGTGCCATCAAAGCAAGGAACTCG gaaataaaaatgaagagaTAA AACGACTCCGGGCGGCACCGGATAACT GCAAACAGAATGTGCGCAAGGAAG CCCCAGTGAATGGAATATGTGCTGCAGGATACACCCCTAATGGCTGTACCCCATCTGATCATGGGACTCATGGCAATGTTCCCCCAGCCCCAGTGAATGGAATATGTGCTGCAGGATACACCCCTAATGGCTGTACCCCATCTGATCATGGGACTCATGGCAAtgttccctcagccccagtgaatGGAATATGTGCTGCAGGATACGTCCCTAATGGCTCTATCTCATGTGATCATGGGACTCAAGGGAAAGGGAAAAATTCTGCAGAGCAAAACCATTGTTTGCTGTTGCATGGGAAATGCATCCGTTTTGAACTTTTCCCCATTGGGTCCACCTAA
- the LOC100496798 gene encoding uncharacterized protein LOC100496798 isoform X1 has protein sequence MILCIIPQSGECQTAAAKSALHTVTGPAQPDWSVMLKDYLCAWRYVCASENLSNNYLSNNFQLFYAVFLTVRFKVSSTTSVVATLGSDVLLPCHLAPEMNAEKMEIRWLKPMYRPYVHLYINGKDDYTAQMPQFANRTELLKENITRGIFPLKIRNVTAQDSGEYYCFVESSEHHGRTTVQLQVTAVGSLPVITSNTYTSNDTAFCGSCGWLPEPSLIWTDTQGIRVIPSMQNVYRNEKSFYCIFSIISLPDSSNITCTVCNSINQRKQSCRHIRVISGQTHRDQYSRYIIFWPCLAALIVCIGLLCHQSKELGNKNEEIKRLRAAPDNCKQNVRKEAPVNGICAAGYTPNGCTPSDHGTHGNVPSAPVNGICAAGYTPNGCTPSDHGTHGNVPSAPVNGICAAGYTPNGCTPSDHGTHGNVPPAPVNGICAAGYTPNGCTPSDHGTHGNVPPAPVNGICAAGYTPNGCTPSDHGTHGNVPSAPVNGICAAGYVPNGSISCDHGTQGKGKNSAEQNHCLLLHGKCIRFELFPIGST, from the exons ATGATTCTCTGCATAATCCCACAATCGGGCGAGTGCCAAACTGCAGCAGCAAAGTCTGCGCTACACACTGTAACTGGCCCTGCTCAGCCAGATTGGTCAGTGATGCTGAAAGATTATCTTTGTGCTTGGAGATATGTCTGTGCATCTGAAAATCTTTCAAATAATTATCTTTCAAATAATTTTCAATTATTCTATGCTGTGTTTTTAACAGTCAGATTTAAGGTTTCTTCAACAACATCAGTTGTTGCTACACTTGGGTCAGATGTGCTGTTACCTTGTCATCTGGCTCCTGAGATGAACGCAGAGAAGATGGAAATCCGTTGGCTTAAGCCTATGTACCGGCCCTATGTTCATCTTTATATTAATGGGAAAGACGATTACACAGCCCAGATGCCACAGTTTGCTAACAGAACAGAACTGCTAAAGGAGAACATCACTAGgggaattttccctttaaagatccGTAACGTCACAGCTCAGGATTCTGGGgaatattattgttttgttgAGTCCAGTGAGCATCATGGGAGAACAACAGTACAGCTACAGGTTACTG CTGTGGGAAGTCTCCCTGTAATTACCTCCAACACATATACAAGTAATGACACTGCCTTTTGTGGGTCCTGTGGCTGGCTTCCAGAACCTTCCCTCATATGGACTGATACCCAGGGGATCCGAGTCATCCCATCTATGCAAAATGTGTACAGAAATGAGAAAAGTTTCTATTGCATCTTTAGTATTATCTCTCTACCAGATTCTTCTAATATCACTTGCACTGTCTGCAATTCCATAAATCAGAGGAAACAAAGCTGCAGGCATATCAGAG TGATATCCGGGCAAACCCACAGGGATCAGTACAGTCGCTACATTATATTCTGgccttgtctggctgctttgattgtTTGTATTGGGTTGTTGTGCCATCAAAGCAAGGAACTCG gaaataaaaatgaagagaTAA AACGACTCCGGGCGGCACCGGATAACT GCAAACAGAATGTGCGCAAGGAAG ccccagtgaatGGAATATGTGCTGCAGGATACACCCCTAATGGCTGTACCCCATCTGATCATGGGACTCATGGCAAtgttccctcagccccagtgaatGGAATATGTGCTGCAGGATACACCCCTAATGGCTGTACCCCATCTGATCATGGGACTCATGGCAAtgttccctcagccccagtgaatGGAATATGTGCTGCAGGATACACCCCTAATGGCTGTACCCCATCTGATCATGGGACTCATGGCAATGTTCCCCCAGCCCCAGTGAATGGAATATGTGCTGCAGGATACACCCCTAATGGCTGTACCCCATCTGATCATGGGACTCATGGCAATGTTCCCCCAGCCCCAGTGAATGGAATATGTGCTGCAGGATACACCCCTAATGGCTGTACCCCATCTGATCATGGGACTCATGGCAAtgttccctcagccccagtgaatGGAATATGTGCTGCAGGATACGTCCCTAATGGCTCTATCTCATGTGATCATGGGACTCAAGGGAAAGGGAAAAATTCTGCAGAGCAAAACCATTGTTTGCTGTTGCATGGGAAATGCATCCGTTTTGAACTTTTCCCCATTGGGTCCACCTAA